From the genome of Cetobacterium somerae ATCC BAA-474:
ACTGTAAAAAATTTTTTACAGTTTTTTTACATACAATTAATCTTATTTTAACAAGCAAGATATATTATATTCGTATATAGTTTAATTTTAGTTTAAAATTAGTTTAATTTTTTTTTAATTTTTTAACATAGATTTAGGAGGTTATCATGCATAATATAAGAAAAGTTAAAGATTCTTTTATGAATGGAGTTCATTCTGTTGTTGGAATTTTTAACATTCTAATTGTTATACTTATATTCATTTTTATTTTAGTTAATAGTTTATCTTTCTTTAAAGACTATCCTCTTTCAAAATTTTTCTTTGGAACAGAATGGATATCTCTTTCAGGTAAATACGGACTTTTACCACTTTTAGTTGGATCATTTTGGGTAACGTTAGTTGCACTTTGTATCTCTATTCCTATTGGAATTATAACTACTATATATATATCTGAATTTGCTAATAAAAAAACAAAAAAAATCATTAAAATTATTATCGAAACAATGTCTGCTTTACCCTCAGTTGTTTTAGGATATCTAGGATTATATGTTTTATCTGGATTTATAAAAGATTCATTTAATTTACCAAGTGGACTAAATGCTTTAACTGGAGGAATTATGCTTTCTTTTATGGCTATTCCTACTATAGTAAGTTTATCTGATGATGCATTAAATGCCCTTGATAAATCTTACCGTGAAGCTTCTCTTGCTCTTGGAGCTAATAAATTGGAAACAGTTTTCAAAGTTCTTTTACCTGCTGCATTTCCTGGAATTTTCGCAGGTATTATGTTAGGATTCGGAAGAATTATTGGTGAAACTATGGCTGTACTTATGATAACTGGAAATGCTCCTATAATGGCAACATCTCCATTATCTCCTGTTAGAACTCTGACAGCTACAATCGCTGCTGAAATGGGAGAGGTTGTTCAAGGAAGTCAACATTACCACGCTTTATTCGCTATCGGTTTGGTATTATTTGCAATAAGTTTCTTAACAAATAGTATTGCAGATAAGTATATTAGAAAATCAAGAAAACTGATGGGTAAATAGGAGGAATATTTAAATGAAAATTTTAAAAGGAAAAAGTGGTATCGCTATCGAATTATTTATTAAGACAATTGCTTTATTAGCAGTAGTCCCAATTTTTCTGATATTAGGATACATTATCTATAAAGGTGTTCCTGCAATTTCTTGGGAGTTTTTAACTGAAGTTCCTAAGAGAGGAATGAGAGCAGGAGGAATTTTCCCTGCTATTGTTGGAACTATCTATCTAACTCTTGGAACTATTGCTGTTTCTGTTCCATTTGGAATTTTTACTGGAGTATATCTTGTTGAATATGCAAAAGATAACGTATTAACTAGATTAATCAACTTAACTATTATTAACTTAGCTGGAATACCTAGTATCATATATGGACTTTTCGGAATGGCATTATTCGTTATATACTTTAAGTTAGGTGTTTCAATATTATCAGGATCGTTAACTTTAGGTATTATGTGCTTACCTGTTATTATAACAGCTACAAGAGAAGCTCTTTTAGCTGTTCCAAATAGTCTAAGAGAAGCATCTCTTGCTCTTGGCGCAACAAAATGGGAAACAATTTCTAAAGTTGTTGTTCCCGCTGCATTGCCTGGAATCTCAACTGGAGTCATCTTGAGTATTTCAAGAGCCGCTGGTGAAACTGCACCTATTTTATTTACAGCTGCAGCATTCTATTTGCCATTTTTACCTCAATCAATATTTGATCAGGTTATGGCTTTACCTTATCACCTTTATGTTATATCAACACAGGTACCTAATATGCCACAAAGCAATATGCATGGAACTTTATTTGTTCTGGTATTTATAACTGTAGGATTTAACCTTATTGGTGCATATATTAGAAATAAATTTGAAAAATAATAATCTCGTATAATTTTGGAGGAATATATAATATGAAACAAGACGTTAGAATATCTGTTAAAAACTTTAATTTTTATTATGGTGATTTTAAAGCTTTAAAGGGTATAAATATGGATATAATGAAGAATAAAGTTACGGCACTTATTGGTCCATCTGGATGTGGTAAATCAACATTTTTAAGATCTTTAAATAGAATGAATGATCTTATATCTAGTGTTAAATATGAGGGTGAAATTTTACTTGATGACCAAAATATCTTTGATAAACAATTTGATATTGTTGAACTTAGAAAAAAAGTGGGAATGGTTTTCCAAAAACCAAATCCATTTCCTAAGTCTATCTATGAAAATTTAGTTTATGCTCCTAAATTACACGGAGAAACTAATAAGAAAAAATTAGATGAAATTGTAGAATCATCTCTTAAAGCAGTTGCTCTTTGGGATGAAGTAAAAGATAAACTTCACCAATCTGCTCTTGGGTTATCAGGAGGACAACAACAAAGACTTTGTATAGCTAGAGCTATCTCTATCAATCCTGAGATACTTCTTATGGATGAACCAACTTCAGCTCTTGATCCAATATCAACTGCTAAAATTGAAGAGTTAATTGTTGAACTTGCAAAAAATTATAGTATAGTTATTGTTACTCACAATATGCAACAAGCATCAAGAATATCTGATTACACTGGATTTTTTTATCAAGGTGTTTTAGAAGAGTTTGGTGAGACTTCTAAGATATTTACTACACCAAGTGTTAAGAAAACCGAAGATTATATAACAGGAAAATTTGGATAAAAAGGAGATTTTATGAGAACTTTAAACGAATCTTTAAAAGCTTTAGACGAACATTATTTAGAAACATTAAAATATGTTGGTAGAAATTTTGATGTAAATTTAGAGATGCTACAAAACAATAGTTTTAATCCTACACTTTATGGAGAAGCTAAAATGATAGAAGATTTTATTAACTCTTTTGAAGTAAAATTAAAAGAGGATTCTATTATTACAATGGCTAGATTTCAACCAGCAGCTAAAAATCTTAGGAAGTTAGTAATGATTATCAATAGCGTAAGAGTCCTTGAAAGAATGGGGGATCTTTTAAAAGCGAATTTATCTTTAATTAAAGATATTGAAAAAAAATCTCCAAACTTAGCTTATGCTCTAAGTGAGAAAGTTTTACCAATCGCAAAAAAAATCAGAGGTCTTTTTCAAATGTATGTTGATGCTTTTTTAAATGAAGACGTACGTTTACTATATAATGTTCTTTATTTAGATGAAGAGATTGATGACTTAATCAATGCTAACACTGATTATTTTCTTACTAAAATGAAAGAAACTCCAGATAATGTTGTTGGAGGTTCTGAACTTATGCTTTTAGATAAAAAATTTGAAAGATTATCAGATCATATAATACATTTAGCAAGTGATTTAATTTATATTTTAAATGGTGAAAATACTAGAAAAGCTGAATTACAAAATAAAGGAAAAGGGAACCAATAATGGTTCCCTTTTTAATTCTCTCTAATTCCTATGTAATCTGCTAACTCTAAAAAAACTTTAATTTTTTCATCTGGAAAAATATTTAAACTTCTTTTAGCATCTGAGATAACTTCTTTTAAAATCTCTTTACTTTTCTCAATTCCAAATATACTTGGATATGTCGTCTTTTCCAGTTCTAAATCACTACCAATAGGTTTTCCTATTTTTTCAAAGTCACCTTCTATATCTAATATATCATCTTTAATTTGAAAAGCTAATCCTATTCCATCTGCATAGTTTTCTAAAGCTTTATACTCCTCTTCTGTTGCTTCTGAAATTATTGCTCCTATCTCCACTGGTAATTTTATTAATTTCCCAGTTTTATTTTCATGGATATATTTTAAAGTTTCCAAAGACACCTTCTTTTTTTCACTTTCTATATCTACTGTTTGTCCACCAATCATACCATTTATTCCAGCATATCTTGATACCATACCTATTATTTTTACAAGTTTATCTGAAGCTACTCCTTTTGTTTCATCTGTTATAACTGAAAATGAATGCGTTAATAAAGCATCTCCTATTAGTATTGCTTCCGCTTCTCCAAACTTTTTATGAGTTGTTAATTTTCCTCTTCTATAATCATCATTATCAAGAGCTGGTAAGTCATCATGAACCAAAGAATAAGAATGAATCATCTCTATTGCAACAGCTATTGGTAATCCTAAATCTATTTTTTTATCGAAAAGTTCTAATACCATTAATAATAAAATTGGTCTTAATCTTTTTCCTCCATTTAAAACAGAGTATCTCATACCTTCTGCTATTACATTTGGATATTCTAATTTATTTAAATGATATTCTATATTTGAATCCACAAGTTCTCTTTTAGTTTTTAAGTAATTTTTAAGCATTTTCATCAACCTCTAGTTGAATATTATCATTTTCTGAAGTTACTTTGATTATTTTTCCCTCTGCTTTATTCAAAATATCTGAGGATTTTTTTAATAACTTCATAGCTTTTTCATACTCTTTAATTGATTCATCTAAAGATAACTCACCTTTATCTAATTTTTCAATTATCATATCAATTTCATTAATATTATACTCAAAACTATCTTTTTTCATGGATCCTCCCTCTTTTATCTTGTATAGAATGTCACAACTTTTTTTCCATATTTTCTTTCGTCTGTCTTTTTAAATTCTCCAACTTCTTCAGACATATCTTCATACATATGATGTTCACAAATTATTAATCCATTTTCTGCTAATAATCCAGCTTTTGATATAGCTCTCATAACTCTCTCACAAACCTCATCTTTATAAGGAGGGTCCATAAAAATTATATCAAATTTTTCACCTTTTCTTCCTAAAATCTCAACAGCTCTTAAAGTTTCATTTTTGTAAGCTCTTGATTTATTCTCATATCCTAAATTATTGATATTTTTTATTATATATTTTAATGCTTCTTGATCTTTTTCTATCATTACAGCTCTTTTAGCTCCTCTACTTAAAGCTTCTAAAGCTATATTTCCTGTACCACTAAAAAGATCTAAGAATCTAGCATCAGTTATATATGGAGCAATTATTGAAAATAGAGATTCCTTTATACTATCTTGAGTAGGTCTTGTATCTGTACCTTTTCTACACTCTAATCTCTTCCCTTTTGCTTCTCCTGCTATTATTCTCATCTTTTCACCTCTTTTTTATTAATAAATAAACATTGCATCTCCAAAACTAAAGAAATGATACTCCTTTTTTACAGCCTCTTTATACACATCTAACATGAATTCTCTATTTGAAAGAGCCGATACTAACATAAGAAGTGTCGATTTCGGTAAATGAAAGTTAGTTATTAATGCATCTATAACATTAAATTTATATCCTGGGTATATAAATATCTCTGTACTTCCTGTTTTAGAAATTAAGTTCCCATCCATATCCACAGATGATTCCAATGCTCTAACAGTTGTTGTTCCAACAGCTATTATTCTTCTATTCTCTTCTTTTGCTTTTTTTATTCTTTCAACAGTATATAAAGGAATTTCAAAAATTTCCTCATGCATTTTATGGTCTAAAACATCTTCAGTTTGAACTGGTCTAAATGTTCCTAAACCAACCTCTAAAAATACATCTAATATTTCAATACCTTTTTCTTTTATTTTCTCTAAAAGTTCTTTTGTAAAATGTAATCCAGCTGTAGGTGCTGCAACTGATTCTCCCTTTATTGCATAAACTGTTTGATATCTATCTTTTGTTTCTAAAGCTTCTACAATATATGGAGGTAATGGCATTTTTCCAAGTTTATCTAATACTTCTTCAAATACCCCCTCATATTCAAATCTTAAAACTCTATTTCCATCTTCTTTTATCTCTAATAGCTCAGCTACTAACTCTTTATTTTCACCTATTTCAAGCTTTTGTCCCACTTTTAATTTTTTAGCAGGTTTTAATAAACATTCCCAAGTATCTAAACTCACTCTTTTTATTAAAAGTATTTCTAAAACTCCACCAGTTTCTTTTTTTCCAAAAAGTCTAGCAGGTA
Proteins encoded in this window:
- the pstB gene encoding phosphate ABC transporter ATP-binding protein PstB; translated protein: MKQDVRISVKNFNFYYGDFKALKGINMDIMKNKVTALIGPSGCGKSTFLRSLNRMNDLISSVKYEGEILLDDQNIFDKQFDIVELRKKVGMVFQKPNPFPKSIYENLVYAPKLHGETNKKKLDEIVESSLKAVALWDEVKDKLHQSALGLSGGQQQRLCIARAISINPEILLMDEPTSALDPISTAKIEELIVELAKNYSIVIVTHNMQQASRISDYTGFFYQGVLEEFGETSKIFTTPSVKKTEDYITGKFG
- the pstA gene encoding phosphate ABC transporter permease PstA → MKILKGKSGIAIELFIKTIALLAVVPIFLILGYIIYKGVPAISWEFLTEVPKRGMRAGGIFPAIVGTIYLTLGTIAVSVPFGIFTGVYLVEYAKDNVLTRLINLTIINLAGIPSIIYGLFGMALFVIYFKLGVSILSGSLTLGIMCLPVIITATREALLAVPNSLREASLALGATKWETISKVVVPAALPGISTGVILSISRAAGETAPILFTAAAFYLPFLPQSIFDQVMALPYHLYVISTQVPNMPQSNMHGTLFVLVFITVGFNLIGAYIRNKFEK
- the queA gene encoding tRNA preQ1(34) S-adenosylmethionine ribosyltransferase-isomerase QueA, coding for MSTKLVDYDYHLPDELIGQKPREPRDHSKLMVVDKENQTLEHKTFFNIIDYLKPGDVLVRNSTKVIPARLFGKKETGGVLEILLIKRVSLDTWECLLKPAKKLKVGQKLEIGENKELVAELLEIKEDGNRVLRFEYEGVFEEVLDKLGKMPLPPYIVEALETKDRYQTVYAIKGESVAAPTAGLHFTKELLEKIKEKGIEILDVFLEVGLGTFRPVQTEDVLDHKMHEEIFEIPLYTVERIKKAKEENRRIIAVGTTTVRALESSVDMDGNLISKTGSTEIFIYPGYKFNVIDALITNFHLPKSTLLMLVSALSNREFMLDVYKEAVKKEYHFFSFGDAMFIY
- a CDS encoding phosphate signaling complex PhoU family protein, whose translation is MRTLNESLKALDEHYLETLKYVGRNFDVNLEMLQNNSFNPTLYGEAKMIEDFINSFEVKLKEDSIITMARFQPAAKNLRKLVMIINSVRVLERMGDLLKANLSLIKDIEKKSPNLAYALSEKVLPIAKKIRGLFQMYVDAFLNEDVRLLYNVLYLDEEIDDLINANTDYFLTKMKETPDNVVGGSELMLLDKKFERLSDHIIHLASDLIYILNGENTRKAELQNKGKGNQ
- a CDS encoding polyprenyl synthetase family protein, translating into MKMLKNYLKTKRELVDSNIEYHLNKLEYPNVIAEGMRYSVLNGGKRLRPILLLMVLELFDKKIDLGLPIAVAIEMIHSYSLVHDDLPALDNDDYRRGKLTTHKKFGEAEAILIGDALLTHSFSVITDETKGVASDKLVKIIGMVSRYAGINGMIGGQTVDIESEKKKVSLETLKYIHENKTGKLIKLPVEIGAIISEATEEEYKALENYADGIGLAFQIKDDILDIEGDFEKIGKPIGSDLELEKTTYPSIFGIEKSKEILKEVISDAKRSLNIFPDEKIKVFLELADYIGIREN
- the rsmD gene encoding 16S rRNA (guanine(966)-N(2))-methyltransferase RsmD — protein: MRIIAGEAKGKRLECRKGTDTRPTQDSIKESLFSIIAPYITDARFLDLFSGTGNIALEALSRGAKRAVMIEKDQEALKYIIKNINNLGYENKSRAYKNETLRAVEILGRKGEKFDIIFMDPPYKDEVCERVMRAISKAGLLAENGLIICEHHMYEDMSEEVGEFKKTDERKYGKKVVTFYTR
- the pstC gene encoding phosphate ABC transporter permease subunit PstC, which encodes MHNIRKVKDSFMNGVHSVVGIFNILIVILIFIFILVNSLSFFKDYPLSKFFFGTEWISLSGKYGLLPLLVGSFWVTLVALCISIPIGIITTIYISEFANKKTKKIIKIIIETMSALPSVVLGYLGLYVLSGFIKDSFNLPSGLNALTGGIMLSFMAIPTIVSLSDDALNALDKSYREASLALGANKLETVFKVLLPAAFPGIFAGIMLGFGRIIGETMAVLMITGNAPIMATSPLSPVRTLTATIAAEMGEVVQGSQHYHALFAIGLVLFAISFLTNSIADKYIRKSRKLMGK
- the xseB gene encoding exodeoxyribonuclease VII small subunit; translation: MKKDSFEYNINEIDMIIEKLDKGELSLDESIKEYEKAMKLLKKSSDILNKAEGKIIKVTSENDNIQLEVDENA